The proteins below come from a single Tachysurus fulvidraco isolate hzauxx_2018 chromosome 13, HZAU_PFXX_2.0, whole genome shotgun sequence genomic window:
- the myef2 gene encoding myelin expression factor 2 isoform X4: MADHVPELGVTDKQQQSPHSSLIDEDTDTPQEDTNGVKADAEENLLDKPEGKDKEKTSGRKSSRYHPYKDRHGGSGDKKTSQRNRVFISNIPYDMKWQAIKDLMREKVGEVTYVELFKDAEGKSRGCGVVEFKDEEFVKKAIEVMNKYDLSGRPLNIKEDPDGEHARRVLQRGGGGYPGGRGHDSGPGQVNLPPSISNNPNIPPDVIGALQHGRLGSTVFVANLDFKVGWKKLKEVFSMAGVVKRADVKEDKDGKSRGMGTVTFEQSLEAVQAISMFNGQMLFDRQMHVKMDDKSLPPDDFRSTDKASQLPRGLGGIGMGLGPGGQPINTNRLSGGGGGGMGSMGPGGMDGGAFGGMNRMGGMGGGFGAMDGVGMGGFGGRDMMPIGRMGDMYRSGMGMMDRDYGRSDMAMNRPFGDSFGGLGGGGGMGNMGMDRMSGFDRMGSNMDMNRSFGQFGSSSSHMGGDRGVGSKGGCQIFVRNLSYDLTWQKLKEKFSQCGQVMYAEIKMENGKSKGCGTVRFDSPESAEQACRMMNGTKINGREVDVRIDRNA; this comes from the exons ATGGCTGATCACGTTCCTGAGCTCGGAGTCACGGACAAACAGCAACAATCTCCACACTCGTCTCTGATAGACGAAGACACAGACACCCCTCAGGAGGACACCAACGGCGTCAAAGC TGATGCAGAGGAAAACCTGCTGGACAAACCGGAGGGCAAGGATAAGGAGAAAACATCTGGCCGGAAGTCCAGTCGTTATCACCCCTATAAGGACCGACATGGAGGGTCAGGGGACAAGAAGACGTCCCAGCGTAACCGCGTGTTCATTAGCAATATTCCTTACGATATGAAGTGGCAGGCAATTAAAGATCTAATGAGAGAGAAAG TTGGTGAGGTTACATACGTGGAGCTGTTTAAGGATGCAGAAGGAAAGTCAAGG GGCTGTGG agttgtggaGTTCAAAGATGAGGAGTTTGTTAAGAAAGCGATTGAGGTGATGAACAAATATGACCTCAGCGGCCGACCCCTGAACATTAAAGAG GACCCAGATGGAGAGCATGCACGCCGTGTGTTACAGCGAGGTGGAGGTGGTTACCCTGGAGGCAGGGGGCATGACAGTGGGCCTGGCCAGGTCAACCTACCCCCCTCCATCTCTAACAACCCAAACATTCCCCCTGATGTCATCGGCGCTCTACAGCACGGCCGACTCGGCTCCACCGTGTTCGTTGCTAAT ctggacTTTAAGGTGGGCTGGAAGAAGCTGAAGGAAGTGTTTAGCATGGCTGGAGTGGTGAAGAGAGCAGATGTGAAGGAGGATAAAGATGGGAAGAGCAGAGGAATGGGAACGGTCACCTTTGAACAATCTCTGGAGGCTGTGCAGGCCATCT CCATGTTTAATGGGCAGATGCTGTTTGACAGACAGATGCATGTTAAAATG GATGATAAGTCTTTGCCCCCTGATGATTTCCGCTCAACTGACAAAGCCTCTCAGCTGccaa GAGGTCTAGGGGGTATTGGGATGGGCCTGGGTCCTGGTGGGCAACCCATCAATACTAATCGTCtgagtggaggaggaggaggaggaatgggTTCCATGGGTCCTGGAG GGATGGATGGAGGTGCATTTGGAGGAATGAACAGAATGGGAG GAATGGGTGGAGGATTTGGAGCTATGGATGGAGTTGGGATGGGTGGATTTGGAGGGAGAGACATGATGCCTATAGGCAGGATGGGAG atatgTACAGGTCTGGGATGGGAATGATGGATCGTGATTATGGCCGCAGTGATATGGCCATGAACAGACCGTTTGGGGACTCGTTTGGGGGACTGG gaggaggaggaggaatgggTAACATGGGAATGGACCGGATGAGTGGATTCGACAGGATGGGCAGCAATATGGACATGAACCGCAGCTTTGGCCAGTTTGGGAGCAGCTCCAGTCACATGGGTGGAGACAGAGGGGTGGGGTCAAAGGGAGGATGCCAGATATTTGTGAGaaat CTTTCCTATGACCTGACGTGGCAGAAACTCAAGGAGAAGTTCAGCcagtgtg gtCAGGTGATGTATGCAGAGATAAAGATGGAGAATGGGAAGTCTAAGGGCTGTGGCACAGTGCGCTTTGACTCCCCAGAGAGTGCTGAGCAGGCCTGCAGGATGATGAATGGAACCAAAATAAACGGCCGAGAGGTGGATGTGCGCATCGACCGTAAcgcctaa
- the myef2 gene encoding myelin expression factor 2 isoform X5, with translation MADHVPELGVTDKQQQSPHSSLIDEDTDTPQEDTNGVKADAEENLLDKPEGKDKEKTSGRKSSRYHPYKDRHGGSGDKKTSQRNRVFISNIPYDMKWQAIKDLMREKVGEVTYVELFKDAEGKSRGCGVVEFKDEEFVKKAIEVMNKYDLSGRPLNIKEDPDGEHARRVLQRGGGGYPGGRGHDSGPGQVNLPPSISNNPNIPPDVIGALQHGRLGSTVFVANLDFKVGWKKLKEVFSMAGVVKRADVKEDKDGKSRGMGTVTFEQSLEAVQAISMFNGQMLFDRQMHVKMDDKSLPPDDFRSTDKASQLPRGLGGIGMGLGPGGQPINTNRLSGGGGGGMGSMGPGGMDGGAFGGMNRMGGMGGGFGAMDGVGMGGFGGRDMMPIGRMGDMYRSGMGMMDRDYGRSDMAMNRPFGDSFGGLGGGGMGNMGMDRMSGFDRMGSNMDMNRSFGQFGSSSSHMGGDRGVGSKGGCQIFVRNLSYDLTWQKLKEKFSQCGQVMYAEIKMENGKSKGCGTVRFDSPESAEQACRMMNGTKINGREVDVRIDRNA, from the exons ATGGCTGATCACGTTCCTGAGCTCGGAGTCACGGACAAACAGCAACAATCTCCACACTCGTCTCTGATAGACGAAGACACAGACACCCCTCAGGAGGACACCAACGGCGTCAAAGC TGATGCAGAGGAAAACCTGCTGGACAAACCGGAGGGCAAGGATAAGGAGAAAACATCTGGCCGGAAGTCCAGTCGTTATCACCCCTATAAGGACCGACATGGAGGGTCAGGGGACAAGAAGACGTCCCAGCGTAACCGCGTGTTCATTAGCAATATTCCTTACGATATGAAGTGGCAGGCAATTAAAGATCTAATGAGAGAGAAAG TTGGTGAGGTTACATACGTGGAGCTGTTTAAGGATGCAGAAGGAAAGTCAAGG GGCTGTGG agttgtggaGTTCAAAGATGAGGAGTTTGTTAAGAAAGCGATTGAGGTGATGAACAAATATGACCTCAGCGGCCGACCCCTGAACATTAAAGAG GACCCAGATGGAGAGCATGCACGCCGTGTGTTACAGCGAGGTGGAGGTGGTTACCCTGGAGGCAGGGGGCATGACAGTGGGCCTGGCCAGGTCAACCTACCCCCCTCCATCTCTAACAACCCAAACATTCCCCCTGATGTCATCGGCGCTCTACAGCACGGCCGACTCGGCTCCACCGTGTTCGTTGCTAAT ctggacTTTAAGGTGGGCTGGAAGAAGCTGAAGGAAGTGTTTAGCATGGCTGGAGTGGTGAAGAGAGCAGATGTGAAGGAGGATAAAGATGGGAAGAGCAGAGGAATGGGAACGGTCACCTTTGAACAATCTCTGGAGGCTGTGCAGGCCATCT CCATGTTTAATGGGCAGATGCTGTTTGACAGACAGATGCATGTTAAAATG GATGATAAGTCTTTGCCCCCTGATGATTTCCGCTCAACTGACAAAGCCTCTCAGCTGccaa GAGGTCTAGGGGGTATTGGGATGGGCCTGGGTCCTGGTGGGCAACCCATCAATACTAATCGTCtgagtggaggaggaggaggaggaatgggTTCCATGGGTCCTGGAG GGATGGATGGAGGTGCATTTGGAGGAATGAACAGAATGGGAG GAATGGGTGGAGGATTTGGAGCTATGGATGGAGTTGGGATGGGTGGATTTGGAGGGAGAGACATGATGCCTATAGGCAGGATGGGAG atatgTACAGGTCTGGGATGGGAATGATGGATCGTGATTATGGCCGCAGTGATATGGCCATGAACAGACCGTTTGGGGACTCGTTTGGGGGACTGG gaggaggaggaatgggTAACATGGGAATGGACCGGATGAGTGGATTCGACAGGATGGGCAGCAATATGGACATGAACCGCAGCTTTGGCCAGTTTGGGAGCAGCTCCAGTCACATGGGTGGAGACAGAGGGGTGGGGTCAAAGGGAGGATGCCAGATATTTGTGAGaaat CTTTCCTATGACCTGACGTGGCAGAAACTCAAGGAGAAGTTCAGCcagtgtg gtCAGGTGATGTATGCAGAGATAAAGATGGAGAATGGGAAGTCTAAGGGCTGTGGCACAGTGCGCTTTGACTCCCCAGAGAGTGCTGAGCAGGCCTGCAGGATGATGAATGGAACCAAAATAAACGGCCGAGAGGTGGATGTGCGCATCGACCGTAAcgcctaa
- the myef2 gene encoding myelin expression factor 2 isoform X3 codes for MADHVPELGVTDKQQQSPHSSLIDEDTDTPQEDTNGVKADAEENLLDKPEGKDKEKTSGRKSSRYHPYKDRHGGSGDKKTSQRNRVFISNIPYDMKWQAIKDLMREKVGEVTYVELFKDAEGKSRGCGVVEFKDEEFVKKAIEVMNKYDLSGRPLNIKEDPDGEHARRVLQRGGGGYPGGRGHDSGPGQVNLPPSISNNPNIPPDVIGALQHGRLGSTVFVANLDFKVGWKKLKEVFSMAGVVKRADVKEDKDGKSRGMGTVTFEQSLEAVQAISMFNGQMLFDRQMHVKMDDKSLPPDDFRSTDKASQLPRGLGGIGMGLGPGGQPINTNRLSGGGGGGMGSMGPGGMDGGAFGGMNRMGGMGGGFGAMDGVGMGGFGGRDMMPIGRMGDMYRSGMGMMDRDYGRSDMAMNRPFGDSFGGLGGGMGGYGGGMGNSGMGSGLGGGGMGNMGMDRMSGFDRMGSNMDMNRSFGQFGSSSSHMGGDRGVGSKGGCQIFVRNLSYDLTWQKLKEKFSQCGQVMYAEIKMENGKSKGCGTVRFDSPESAEQACRMMNGTKINGREVDVRIDRNA; via the exons ATGGCTGATCACGTTCCTGAGCTCGGAGTCACGGACAAACAGCAACAATCTCCACACTCGTCTCTGATAGACGAAGACACAGACACCCCTCAGGAGGACACCAACGGCGTCAAAGC TGATGCAGAGGAAAACCTGCTGGACAAACCGGAGGGCAAGGATAAGGAGAAAACATCTGGCCGGAAGTCCAGTCGTTATCACCCCTATAAGGACCGACATGGAGGGTCAGGGGACAAGAAGACGTCCCAGCGTAACCGCGTGTTCATTAGCAATATTCCTTACGATATGAAGTGGCAGGCAATTAAAGATCTAATGAGAGAGAAAG TTGGTGAGGTTACATACGTGGAGCTGTTTAAGGATGCAGAAGGAAAGTCAAGG GGCTGTGG agttgtggaGTTCAAAGATGAGGAGTTTGTTAAGAAAGCGATTGAGGTGATGAACAAATATGACCTCAGCGGCCGACCCCTGAACATTAAAGAG GACCCAGATGGAGAGCATGCACGCCGTGTGTTACAGCGAGGTGGAGGTGGTTACCCTGGAGGCAGGGGGCATGACAGTGGGCCTGGCCAGGTCAACCTACCCCCCTCCATCTCTAACAACCCAAACATTCCCCCTGATGTCATCGGCGCTCTACAGCACGGCCGACTCGGCTCCACCGTGTTCGTTGCTAAT ctggacTTTAAGGTGGGCTGGAAGAAGCTGAAGGAAGTGTTTAGCATGGCTGGAGTGGTGAAGAGAGCAGATGTGAAGGAGGATAAAGATGGGAAGAGCAGAGGAATGGGAACGGTCACCTTTGAACAATCTCTGGAGGCTGTGCAGGCCATCT CCATGTTTAATGGGCAGATGCTGTTTGACAGACAGATGCATGTTAAAATG GATGATAAGTCTTTGCCCCCTGATGATTTCCGCTCAACTGACAAAGCCTCTCAGCTGccaa GAGGTCTAGGGGGTATTGGGATGGGCCTGGGTCCTGGTGGGCAACCCATCAATACTAATCGTCtgagtggaggaggaggaggaggaatgggTTCCATGGGTCCTGGAG GGATGGATGGAGGTGCATTTGGAGGAATGAACAGAATGGGAG GAATGGGTGGAGGATTTGGAGCTATGGATGGAGTTGGGATGGGTGGATTTGGAGGGAGAGACATGATGCCTATAGGCAGGATGGGAG atatgTACAGGTCTGGGATGGGAATGATGGATCGTGATTATGGCCGCAGTGATATGGCCATGAACAGACCGTTTGGGGACTCGTTTGGGGGACTGG GTGGAGGAATGGGAGGATATGGAGGAGGAATGGGAAACTCTGGCATGGGCTCAGGattag gaggaggaggaatgggTAACATGGGAATGGACCGGATGAGTGGATTCGACAGGATGGGCAGCAATATGGACATGAACCGCAGCTTTGGCCAGTTTGGGAGCAGCTCCAGTCACATGGGTGGAGACAGAGGGGTGGGGTCAAAGGGAGGATGCCAGATATTTGTGAGaaat CTTTCCTATGACCTGACGTGGCAGAAACTCAAGGAGAAGTTCAGCcagtgtg gtCAGGTGATGTATGCAGAGATAAAGATGGAGAATGGGAAGTCTAAGGGCTGTGGCACAGTGCGCTTTGACTCCCCAGAGAGTGCTGAGCAGGCCTGCAGGATGATGAATGGAACCAAAATAAACGGCCGAGAGGTGGATGTGCGCATCGACCGTAAcgcctaa
- the myef2 gene encoding myelin expression factor 2 isoform X2, producing the protein MADHVPELGVTDKQQQSPHSSLIDEDTDTPQEDTNGVKADAEENLLDKPEGKDKEKTSGRKSSRYHPYKDRHGGSGDKKTSQRNRVFISNIPYDMKWQAIKDLMREKVGEVTYVELFKDAEGKSRGCGVVEFKDEEFVKKAIEVMNKYDLSGRPLNIKEDPDGEHARRVLQRGGGGYPGGRGHDSGPGQVNLPPSISNNPNIPPDVIGALQHGRLGSTVFVANLDFKVGWKKLKEVFSMAGVVKRADVKEDKDGKSRGMGTVTFEQSLEAVQAISMFNGQMLFDRQMHVKMDDKSLPPDDFRSTDKASQLPRGLGGIGMGLGPGGQPINTNRLSGGGGGGMGSMGPGGMDGGAFGGMNRMGGMGGGFGAMDGVGMGGFGGRDMMPIGRMGDMYRSGMGMMDRDYGRSDMAMNRPFGDSFGGLGGGMGGYGGGMGNSGMGSGLGGGGGMGNMGMDRMSGFDRMGSNMDMNRSFGQFGSSSSHMGGDRGVGSKGGCQIFVRNLSYDLTWQKLKEKFSQCGQVMYAEIKMENGKSKGCGTVRFDSPESAEQACRMMNGTKINGREVDVRIDRNA; encoded by the exons ATGGCTGATCACGTTCCTGAGCTCGGAGTCACGGACAAACAGCAACAATCTCCACACTCGTCTCTGATAGACGAAGACACAGACACCCCTCAGGAGGACACCAACGGCGTCAAAGC TGATGCAGAGGAAAACCTGCTGGACAAACCGGAGGGCAAGGATAAGGAGAAAACATCTGGCCGGAAGTCCAGTCGTTATCACCCCTATAAGGACCGACATGGAGGGTCAGGGGACAAGAAGACGTCCCAGCGTAACCGCGTGTTCATTAGCAATATTCCTTACGATATGAAGTGGCAGGCAATTAAAGATCTAATGAGAGAGAAAG TTGGTGAGGTTACATACGTGGAGCTGTTTAAGGATGCAGAAGGAAAGTCAAGG GGCTGTGG agttgtggaGTTCAAAGATGAGGAGTTTGTTAAGAAAGCGATTGAGGTGATGAACAAATATGACCTCAGCGGCCGACCCCTGAACATTAAAGAG GACCCAGATGGAGAGCATGCACGCCGTGTGTTACAGCGAGGTGGAGGTGGTTACCCTGGAGGCAGGGGGCATGACAGTGGGCCTGGCCAGGTCAACCTACCCCCCTCCATCTCTAACAACCCAAACATTCCCCCTGATGTCATCGGCGCTCTACAGCACGGCCGACTCGGCTCCACCGTGTTCGTTGCTAAT ctggacTTTAAGGTGGGCTGGAAGAAGCTGAAGGAAGTGTTTAGCATGGCTGGAGTGGTGAAGAGAGCAGATGTGAAGGAGGATAAAGATGGGAAGAGCAGAGGAATGGGAACGGTCACCTTTGAACAATCTCTGGAGGCTGTGCAGGCCATCT CCATGTTTAATGGGCAGATGCTGTTTGACAGACAGATGCATGTTAAAATG GATGATAAGTCTTTGCCCCCTGATGATTTCCGCTCAACTGACAAAGCCTCTCAGCTGccaa GAGGTCTAGGGGGTATTGGGATGGGCCTGGGTCCTGGTGGGCAACCCATCAATACTAATCGTCtgagtggaggaggaggaggaggaatgggTTCCATGGGTCCTGGAG GGATGGATGGAGGTGCATTTGGAGGAATGAACAGAATGGGAG GAATGGGTGGAGGATTTGGAGCTATGGATGGAGTTGGGATGGGTGGATTTGGAGGGAGAGACATGATGCCTATAGGCAGGATGGGAG atatgTACAGGTCTGGGATGGGAATGATGGATCGTGATTATGGCCGCAGTGATATGGCCATGAACAGACCGTTTGGGGACTCGTTTGGGGGACTGG GTGGAGGAATGGGAGGATATGGAGGAGGAATGGGAAACTCTGGCATGGGCTCAGGattag gaggaggaggaggaatgggTAACATGGGAATGGACCGGATGAGTGGATTCGACAGGATGGGCAGCAATATGGACATGAACCGCAGCTTTGGCCAGTTTGGGAGCAGCTCCAGTCACATGGGTGGAGACAGAGGGGTGGGGTCAAAGGGAGGATGCCAGATATTTGTGAGaaat CTTTCCTATGACCTGACGTGGCAGAAACTCAAGGAGAAGTTCAGCcagtgtg gtCAGGTGATGTATGCAGAGATAAAGATGGAGAATGGGAAGTCTAAGGGCTGTGGCACAGTGCGCTTTGACTCCCCAGAGAGTGCTGAGCAGGCCTGCAGGATGATGAATGGAACCAAAATAAACGGCCGAGAGGTGGATGTGCGCATCGACCGTAAcgcctaa
- the myef2 gene encoding myelin expression factor 2 isoform X1 gives MADHVPELGVTDKQQQSPHSSLIDEDTDTPQEDTNGVKADAEENLLDKPEGKDKEKTSGRKSSRYHPYKDRHGGSGDKKTSQRNRVFISNIPYDMKWQAIKDLMREKVGEVTYVELFKDAEGKSRGCGVVEFKDEEFVKKAIEVMNKYDLSGRPLNIKEDPDGEHARRVLQRGGGGYPGGRGHDSGPGQVNLPPSISNNPNIPPDVIGALQHGRLGSTVFVANLDFKVGWKKLKEVFSMAGVVKRADVKEDKDGKSRGMGTVTFEQSLEAVQAISMFNGQMLFDRQMHVKMDDKSLPPDDFRSTDKASQLPRGLGGIGMGLGPGGQPINTNRLSGGGGGGMGSMGPGGMDGGAFGGMNRMGGMGGGFGAMDGVGMGGFGGRDMMPIGRMGDMYRSGMGMMDRDYGRSDMAMNRPFGDSFGGLGGGMGGYGGGMGNSGMGSGLGGGGGGMGNMGMDRMSGFDRMGSNMDMNRSFGQFGSSSSHMGGDRGVGSKGGCQIFVRNLSYDLTWQKLKEKFSQCGQVMYAEIKMENGKSKGCGTVRFDSPESAEQACRMMNGTKINGREVDVRIDRNA, from the exons ATGGCTGATCACGTTCCTGAGCTCGGAGTCACGGACAAACAGCAACAATCTCCACACTCGTCTCTGATAGACGAAGACACAGACACCCCTCAGGAGGACACCAACGGCGTCAAAGC TGATGCAGAGGAAAACCTGCTGGACAAACCGGAGGGCAAGGATAAGGAGAAAACATCTGGCCGGAAGTCCAGTCGTTATCACCCCTATAAGGACCGACATGGAGGGTCAGGGGACAAGAAGACGTCCCAGCGTAACCGCGTGTTCATTAGCAATATTCCTTACGATATGAAGTGGCAGGCAATTAAAGATCTAATGAGAGAGAAAG TTGGTGAGGTTACATACGTGGAGCTGTTTAAGGATGCAGAAGGAAAGTCAAGG GGCTGTGG agttgtggaGTTCAAAGATGAGGAGTTTGTTAAGAAAGCGATTGAGGTGATGAACAAATATGACCTCAGCGGCCGACCCCTGAACATTAAAGAG GACCCAGATGGAGAGCATGCACGCCGTGTGTTACAGCGAGGTGGAGGTGGTTACCCTGGAGGCAGGGGGCATGACAGTGGGCCTGGCCAGGTCAACCTACCCCCCTCCATCTCTAACAACCCAAACATTCCCCCTGATGTCATCGGCGCTCTACAGCACGGCCGACTCGGCTCCACCGTGTTCGTTGCTAAT ctggacTTTAAGGTGGGCTGGAAGAAGCTGAAGGAAGTGTTTAGCATGGCTGGAGTGGTGAAGAGAGCAGATGTGAAGGAGGATAAAGATGGGAAGAGCAGAGGAATGGGAACGGTCACCTTTGAACAATCTCTGGAGGCTGTGCAGGCCATCT CCATGTTTAATGGGCAGATGCTGTTTGACAGACAGATGCATGTTAAAATG GATGATAAGTCTTTGCCCCCTGATGATTTCCGCTCAACTGACAAAGCCTCTCAGCTGccaa GAGGTCTAGGGGGTATTGGGATGGGCCTGGGTCCTGGTGGGCAACCCATCAATACTAATCGTCtgagtggaggaggaggaggaggaatgggTTCCATGGGTCCTGGAG GGATGGATGGAGGTGCATTTGGAGGAATGAACAGAATGGGAG GAATGGGTGGAGGATTTGGAGCTATGGATGGAGTTGGGATGGGTGGATTTGGAGGGAGAGACATGATGCCTATAGGCAGGATGGGAG atatgTACAGGTCTGGGATGGGAATGATGGATCGTGATTATGGCCGCAGTGATATGGCCATGAACAGACCGTTTGGGGACTCGTTTGGGGGACTGG GTGGAGGAATGGGAGGATATGGAGGAGGAATGGGAAACTCTGGCATGGGCTCAGGattag gaggaggaggaggaggaatgggTAACATGGGAATGGACCGGATGAGTGGATTCGACAGGATGGGCAGCAATATGGACATGAACCGCAGCTTTGGCCAGTTTGGGAGCAGCTCCAGTCACATGGGTGGAGACAGAGGGGTGGGGTCAAAGGGAGGATGCCAGATATTTGTGAGaaat CTTTCCTATGACCTGACGTGGCAGAAACTCAAGGAGAAGTTCAGCcagtgtg gtCAGGTGATGTATGCAGAGATAAAGATGGAGAATGGGAAGTCTAAGGGCTGTGGCACAGTGCGCTTTGACTCCCCAGAGAGTGCTGAGCAGGCCTGCAGGATGATGAATGGAACCAAAATAAACGGCCGAGAGGTGGATGTGCGCATCGACCGTAAcgcctaa